In Spodoptera frugiperda isolate SF20-4 chromosome 12, AGI-APGP_CSIRO_Sfru_2.0, whole genome shotgun sequence, a single window of DNA contains:
- the LOC118262570 gene encoding ribosomal RNA small subunit methyltransferase NEP1, with the protein MGKKRKLGAKDDEFEFDPIPRHLVTSHIKKQEKRLIVILENAQLETVKTGNSFELLNCDDHANILRKNDRDPGSCRPDITHQSLLMLMDSPLNRAGLLQVYIHTEKNVLIEINPQTRIPRTFKRFAGLMVQLLHKFAIRASDGPMKLLKVIKNPVTSHLPVGVRKVTMSFSSTVVKNCRELVPKDEPIVMVIGAMAHGKVEVDYSEDVISISNYPLSAALTCAKLCTAFEEVWDVV; encoded by the exons ATGGGAAAGAAAAGGAAACTGGGAGCCAAAGATGACGAATTTGAATTCGATCCAATACCGAGACATTTAGTAACTTCACATATTAAAAAGCAAGAGAAACGTCTGatagttattttagaaaatgctCAGCTTGAAACAGTAAAG ACAGGCAACAGCTTTGAGTTACTGAACTGTGATGATCATGCAAACATTTTACGGAAGAATGACAGAGACCCTGGCTCATGCAGGCCCGATATAACTCATCAATCGCTCCTAATGTTAATGGATTCCCCTCTCAATAGAGCTGGCCTCTTGCAGGTTTATATTCACACAGAGAAAAATGTGCTCATTGAAATAAACCCACAAACCAGAATACCACGTACTTTTAAACGATTTGCGGGTTTAATGG TTCAACTTCTACACAAGTTTGCGATTCGAGCTTCTGATGGTCCAATGAAGCtacttaaagttattaaaaatcctGTCACATCACATTTACCAGTTGGTGTAAGAAAAGTAACAATGTCCTTTAGTTCTACAGTTGTGAAAAACTGTAGAGAATTAGTACCAAAAGATGAACCAATTGTAATGGTTATCGGAGCTATGGCTCATGGTAAAGTAGAGGTAGACTATTCCGAAGATGTTATATCAATAAGTAATTATCCATTGTCAGCGGCATTGACTTGTGCCAAACTATGTACAGCTTTTGAGGAAGTTTGGGatgttgtataa